From the genome of Chloracidobacterium sp.:
AGTTGATTCACTAAGCCGGTCGCTCGCCGTGCGAGCACGGTCATACAGCTAGCACCGGCTCACCCTGAAAGCTTCCTAAAGGAGAAAAATATGGCTGAAGTCTCGGAGACAATAGAAAGTGTGGAAACCTCAACAGAGGCCGCACAAGCACAAGAGCACCCTTCACCAGCGCCGGCGGTCGCTGGCGCGGCGCGGCGCAGCGCTGGCGGAACCACCGGACGCTCCGCTAGCAATCGGCGAGTGGGGCGGCGAAAGAAGCGGTGCCCGCTGCTGGAGGCCAAGATTGACTATATTGACTACAAGGACGTAAAGCTGCTGGAACGCTTCATCGGTGAGAACAAACGCATCCTGCCGCGTCGTTTGACGGGCGTGAGCCCGACAATGCAGCGGCGGCTGGCCCGCGCCATCAAGCGCGCGAAACACCTTGCATTATTGCCCTACGTGCAGTCGGTTTAGGGCGCAACCGTCGTAGCCAAGGTGACGCGCCGACCGCTCTGGACGGCGCGTTCGGCGGCGTCGGCGAAGCGTAGGGTTTCGAGGACATGCTCAAGCGAAACATAGGGGCGTCCGCGCCCGGCGACAGCGTCTAGAAACGCAGCAATGTCTTGTGCAAACAGCCCCGTGCGCGGTAGGACCGGAAGGGAGGTTGTCGTGCCGTTTGGGTCGGTGTACCAAACTTCCCGGTGCTGTCGTCCCACCAGTGCGCCGTGTTCGCCGACGGCTTCGAGTTCAGCTGCCGGCCCAGTTTCTTCCGACTGGGTGAGGATGTCGTGAATTTCACCAACGCCGTTGTCGCCGAAGCCGAAGCGCACGCGGGTGGCGCGACGGGTGAAGCGCGTACCGTCTTCGCCTGAAAAAGTTTCTTCACCTTCAACCCAAGTCGCCTGTCCGACGCAAGTTATGATGCGGCTGGGGATGGCGGCCTGCTGAAAAAGAGAGAAGCCGTGAGCGCGGTCGAACGTCCAATCTTCCGGCGCGGCCGGGCGGTGGCTGACGTTGCGCCAACTGAGACGGTGCAGGCGTCCCAGACGCGGGAGCGCCTTGCAGAAGGCCTCAAACCAAGCCGACAGCAACTCAATATGCTCGACGTGGAGCACGACGCCGCGTGCATAGGCCAGTTCTACCAGTTGCTCGGCATCCTTCAGAGACAGCGCCAGCGGATAGTCCACACTGACTGGCTTGCCCGCTTCGATTGCCGCCCGCGCCATTGACGCATGGCGTGGGTTCGTCGAGCACACCATGACGGCGTCTACGTCCGGACGGGTAATCGCCTTTGCCCAATCGTCAGTGGCGGCGGCGGCGATGGGAAATGCCAGTTCGTAGGCGCGGTCAAAGTTGTGGGAAGCCACGACCGCTACGCGCGTATCATAGCGTTCATCTAGCTCGCGCAAGCGGGCGCGCGCAACGCGCCCGCTGCCCAAAATGGCGATCCCGAGAACAGTCGGCATCCACCTGCGCTAGGCCGTGACTAGCCCACTCTTCTGTTTGACTGCGAAGCCCTTAACGACAGGCGCAACCGGATAGTCCGGGATGGGTGGCGGCGCATCCGTCCGTACCTTCATGGCCAGCAACCGCAGGTAGTCGGCGGCCATCGCGGCTTGCATCGGCGCCAGCGCCAACTTGCCGGCTCCGGCGGCTTCGCGCTCCATCATCCGCGTGTAGCGTTCGGCCATTCGATCCAGAATGCGGATGAACTTGGGGTTGTCCACATCAAGCCGGAGACCGAACACGCGCTGCGCATAGGCGTTCGTTTCCCGAATCACTTTCAGGTCGTACGCCCGCCAGTCCAAACCAATGGAGGCGTAGAAATCCTGCGCCTTGAGGTCGCGCAGCCACATCGTGACGTAAACCGCCAGCGAGAAGAAACGAATCAGCAGGCGATTGAAGCCGCCGTTTAGATACAGGTGCTTCTGGGCCTCAAGCTGGAGGCCGATGAAGTCACCATGCTTGAGTTCATCCTGACACCAGCCGCCGAAGTACTTGAAAACCGGGTGGTAG
Proteins encoded in this window:
- the rpsR gene encoding 30S ribosomal protein S18, producing MGRRKKRCPLLEAKIDYIDYKDVKLLERFIGENKRILPRRLTGVSPTMQRRLARAIKRAKHLALLPYVQSV
- a CDS encoding Gfo/Idh/MocA family oxidoreductase; amino-acid sequence: MPTVLGIAILGSGRVARARLRELDERYDTRVAVVASHNFDRAYELAFPIAAAATDDWAKAITRPDVDAVMVCSTNPRHASMARAAIEAGKPVSVDYPLALSLKDAEQLVELAYARGVVLHVEHIELLSAWFEAFCKALPRLGRLHRLSWRNVSHRPAAPEDWTFDRAHGFSLFQQAAIPSRIITCVGQATWVEGEETFSGEDGTRFTRRATRVRFGFGDNGVGEIHDILTQSEETGPAAELEAVGEHGALVGRQHREVWYTDPNGTTTSLPVLPRTGLFAQDIAAFLDAVAGRGRPYVSLEHVLETLRFADAAERAVQSGRRVTLATTVAP